The Blastocatellia bacterium DNA window TGGATGGGGCGGCTGTTTATTTAAGTGAAGCTTATGCAAAGGGAAAAGATAGTTTAGCTCTTAAATATATGCTTTCTGTTGCTTTAGCAAAAGCAGAAAATCGACCTACTATTGCGCTATCTAACCATACAGACATAGTAACAATGGCTATATTTAGCCCAAATAATAGTTTAGTAGTAACAACTAGCAAAGATAAAACCGTAAGGATTTGGCAAGCAACTGATGGTAAAGAGCTTTTTATACTAAAAGGCCATCAAGATATTGTAACATCTGCTAGTTTTAGCCCAGATAGCAAGTATTTAGTTACTTCTAGTTTAGATAAAACAGCCTGTCTATGGGATACAAATTCAGGTAATTTAATAAAAACTTTTAATGGTCATAGTGATGGATTACTAAAAGCTATATTTAGCCCAGATGGGAAACAAATTATTACTATAAGCTATGACCATAACGCTAAAATATGGGATACTGTAACAGGTAAACTAATCAATGACTTAGTCCAGCATAAAGGAGTAATATATTCTGTTTGTTATAGTCCAGATGGGAAAACAATAGCTACTGCTAGTGGTGATAAAACAGTAAATGTTTGGGAGAGTGCCACAGGGAAATTAAAAAATACTCTAACAGGACATAAATCTGGAATAATAGCTCTTGCTTTTAGTCCAAATAGCCAACTTCTTATATCAGCAAGTTTAGATAAAACGGCAAAAGTTTGGCAGGCAAAAGATGGAAATCTAATTTACAGCCTAGAACAACATCAATTAGCTGTAACGGATGCTAAATTTAGCCCAGATGGAAAAACAATTTTAACTACTAGCAGTGATTCTAAAGCATATGTTTGGGAAGCGGAAACAGGAAAATTAATTACTACTTTAGAAGGGCATACTGCGGATATTATTAATGGAAATTTTAGCCCAGATGGAAAATTAATTATTACTAATTCTTATGATGGCACTTTAAGAATATGGGAAAAAATTACTGGTAGATTTTTAGTTGCTTTAGTAGGTCACAAAGGGCCTTTGTCAAGCGGATTTTTTGATTACCAAGGAAAAAAAGTTGTTACTGCTAGTGAGGACAAAGAAGCAAAGATTTGGCAAATAGATGTAGAAAATAGACCTCCTTCAGAAGTTTTAGTTATTGTTAAAGAAAAAATCCCTTTCTACCTTCAAGATGGGAGGCTAATAGCGAAAGAGCAACCTAAAATTGAAGTAACAAATGAAAAAATTACCATTAATAATGACAATAACGGAAATGAAATATATATAGAAGACCTAGGAGGGGATATAAAACTAGAAGTGGTCAAAATACCAGGAGGAGTCTTTGAAATGGGATCACCTGCGACAGAAAAAGACCATAACAATGATGAAAAACTGCACAAAGTACAGCTATCTGATTTTTATTTAGGTAAATATGAAGTAACGCAAGCACAATGGCGTATTGTAGCTGCGCTGCCAACAATAAATATTCATCTAAAAGCAGATCCAGCAAAATTTAAAGGAGAATTACTACCTGTTGAAAGTATAAGTTGGGATGAAGCTATAGAATTTTGTGCAAGATTATCAAAAGCAACAGGTAATCAATATCGTTTACCTTCAGAAGCAGAATGGGAATATGCTGCCCGTGCAGGAAATAAAAATGAATATCCTGATAATTTAGAACAAATGGCTTGGTATGACAAAAATTCTGAAAATAAAACACAGGTTGTAGGGCAAAAACAGCCAAATCCTTGGGGATTATATGATATTTATGGAAATATTTATGAGTTTTGTAATGATTGGTATGGAGAATATCCAGAAAACTTGGTGGTAGATCCAAAAGGTGCTAATTCAGGAGATGCTAAAGTTGTTCGTGGAGGTAGTTGGTATTATCCAAACAACTACTGTAGATCAGCACTTCGGAACTTTATCCCTACAAATCGCTCACTTAATTATCTAGGTTTTCGAGTTGTGAAAGTAGTTAAATGATATTTTTTCATTATTAAACAGAATAAGTTTTTTAGAATTAGAAAAGATAAAATTATGTCCCTTAAAGGTATTGCAAAAGAAACATTAGCAATTTTAGATGAAGGAAAATTTCTTACACCTTCTGGAAAAGTAGTTAACTTTAAGCAAGAGCAGCTTTTAGCTGTTAAAAACACGATTCTTTACACACCAGAAAAAGCAGAACAATTGCTTAATAAAGAAAATAATAATTCTTCTAAAAAGCTTCCAAAAATTGAAGTTACTGATGAAACTACACAGGTAGCCGCTAAACGATTGGTTCAAGAAGAAGGCTGTAATGACCTTGTGTTACTTAATTTTGCTTCAGCAAGAAATCCTGGCGGAGGCTTTATCAATGGAGCAAAAGCACAGGAAGAAGATATTTCTAGGTGTTCGGGGCTTTATCCTTGTTTGCTCACACAACCTTTATATTATGAAGTAAACCGTAGGCAAGAATCTTTACTTTATACTGATCATGTAATTTATTCGCCTAAAGTACCGTTTTTTCGTAGCAGAAACCGAGAACTACTAGAAGATTTTTTCTTAGCATCAGTAATTACAGCACCTGCACCAAATGCAGGTCAGCATATCCGCCACACAGAAGATAGCAAAGCAAGATGGTTAGAAGTGGAGCAAACCTTAAAACATAGAGCAGGCATAGTTTTAGCTATTGCTGAGGAAAACAAACATCGTAATCTGCTTTTAGGTGCTTGGGGGTGTGGGGTTTTTGGTAATTCTCCTGCTATGGTTGCAGATGTTTTTGCTAATTGGCTTGCAAATCAGCAATTTCTAGGTTGTTTTGATCGTGTTGTTTTTGGTATTTATGATAATAGCCAAGAAAAAGGACTTTTTCGGCTTTCCAAAGAAGATTTTCTCAAAGTTAACTATAATAAAATATGGATTTAAGAAATAAAGAAGAAAAAATAAAAATAATAAGAGAATTAGTAGAAAAAGATGATTTTAATGCAATAGATTTGTTAATAAAAAGCTTAAAAGATAAGAGTAAAGATGTCCGTCTTGCTGCTGCACAAGCTTTAACAGAACTAGTAAGCCCAAAAGCTAGAGCAGCTTTAGTTGAAGCTTTAGATGACACTAGCGCGGAAGTTCGCTCTATGGTTATAGTTGCATTAGGGGAGATAAAAAGTCCTCAAACCATACCAAATTTAGTTAAAGCTTTGCAGGATAAAAATAAAAATGTTCGTGCTAAAGCTGCTTATGTGCTAAGTAAATTTTCAAATTTAACCCAAGAAGCAATTTTAGCTTTAGTTTTAGCCATAGAAGATAGCAGTGGTCAAGTTCGTATTTTTGCAGCAAAAACACTTAAAGAAATGACACTAGAAAAATGGAAAGCTATAGTAAGGCAATTAACAATAAATGAATATAATAGTGTTGATGATAAAGTAAAACAAAATATACAAGTAGAAAAGATTTTATCTATTTTTATAAAAGCCTTAGACGACAGCGAAAAAATTGTGCGTGAACAGTCTGCTTTAGGATTAGTAGAAATAGTTAGGGCAAATAAAGCATTGTTTTCAAATAAGCTAACGTTTCAAGATATTCTAATTAAAATATTTGAAGGAAATTTTTCACCTTATGCGCGTGCTAATGCTTTAAGGCTATTGGAGATATTCAAAAATTCTAAAACTACAAATATTTTTATAAAAATTTTGGAAGAAGCTAATTATGACTTGTATGATACTGCTATTGAAATGTCAGCCGAAATTGTAAGAGAAAATAAAACTTTGGCTAAACAAATAATCCCTATATTGTACAAAGCTGTAGAAGATAAAGATCACAATGTTCGTAGCTTCGCCATAGATGCACTTGGTCAAATTGCTGAAATAGGAGACAAACTTGCTATAGCTGCTTTAAGCAAAGCTTTGGAAGATGAAGATTTTGATGTTTATTGTGCAGCTTTGGAGACTTTAGCTAAAATAAGTGATAAACAAACCCTTCCAGCATTACTTAAAGTGTTAAAAAAAAATAAAATGGCTAGCTATTATTTTAATAAATACCATCCAAATAAATTAGAAGAAATTATATCAATAGTCGAGAATAGATAAAGTCTTCTATTAATACTAAATATTGCAAAATTTAACAATTAAGAGGTTTTTTAGAATGGAAAAAGCTTGGTGGACAACAAACCTTCCTTTTAGAAAAATTGATGTAACTTATCAACGAATCGCTTATGAAGAAATACCACCTATAAAAGCAAAGCTAGATGAAAAATTTAAGTGGTTAGAAAAAAAGCCAAGAAATGATTATAAAATAAGCAATGAAACCTTTAATACAACTAGGTTATTTCAAATAGAAGCCCAAACTAACATCAAACTTCCTGAATCATTTACAACATTTGTTAAAAATCAAGAATTACATTATAGAATACAATCTTGCACAGATTGTTATTTTACTTTGCCTAATTACGCAGAAAAAACTATAGGAAAATACGAAGGATTTTTAATAACTTTTCTTTCAAATGGTTCCCCATTTTGGAATCTTTATTTTGATAAAACAGGGGAACATTTTATTGTTGCTTCTCAAAGTTATTGTGGTTTTGACTCTCAGGACGAAATGTATAATAAAGGTTTATATGATTTAAGTACACCTACTGGAATAGACCTTGAGCAAAAAGATATTTGTTTTTGCGCTCCTAGTTTTAAGGAGTTTATCTATAGGTTTTGGATTGAAAATGACATTTTTTATAGGTTTTGGATTGAAAATGACATTTTTTATAGAGGTATTAATTCTAAAGAACATAAGCAATATGTGGCAGATTGTTTAGAAATACAAAATAAACTATTTGGAAAAGTAAATGGTTAATGTATCAGATGTTATCAAAAAGTTTATAGCTACTTTAGTGGCAAAAATAAATAAATTCCATCTATTAAGTTATAGAGAAATTTTTTTGATTACAAAATTAGTAAATAATTTGCAGGCAGCTAACTCATACCAGGAAATGGAGTTAAAATCAGCTTACAAATTATTGAACGATGAAATAACTCAAGTAATAGAAAGTAAAATTCCAAAAAATCAGATAAAAGAAAAAGCTGCTCTTGTCCTTATCCATAAAACAATAAAAGGTAAAGTGGTAGGAGAAAGATTAATTCAAGTTTTAAAAGAAACTGTATTAGATAGAAATGCTTTAGTGAGATTTAGTTCAGTTCTGGCATTAAGTAGCGTAATAGGAAAAAACAAAATAAAAGATAAACAAACACTTGAAATGCTATTTTCAATGATTGGAGCAAGTTACCAAGTTTTTTGTTATAGAATATCTGATCTTGATTTAGATAGTTCATTAAGAAATGTATTAAAAATAGAGAAGATAAATAATATTTTTCTGCCAATATTGATTGAAAGATTAAATAAAGAATCTACTTGTTTTTTTGCAATGGTAACTTTAACAAAGTTAAAAGATGAAAAAGGAAATCCTATTTGGATGGATATTGTTTACAACAATCCACTTATTATAAAAAAAGAGCCTGAACGAATCCTATTTGAAATACAAAAATTAGACAAATTACAGAAATATAAAGCTGCTAATTTACTTATAAAACTTGCAGAAAACAAGGATGCTTTCATTGTCAAAGAAGCTATAAGTCAATTGATGGAAATAGATTTGCAAGAAACGATAGATAATCCAAAAATTATCAAAGTTTTGATAAAAGCTCTAAAAAGTGAAGATACACAAATTAATGCAATTGTTGTAATAGGCAATTTGCTAAAAGCAAAAGAAGAAATTAATGCTAAAGAAACAGATTATCAAAGGAAAATCTTAAATAAAAAAGTAAATTCTCTTATTTTACATATAATTGATGAAGCAGATAAATGGACTAAAGAAAAAATTGCTAAAGAGCGAGGAAAAAAAAATAGTAGAGAAATTAGAAAATTTTTTATAGAAGCACTTGATAATAAAGAAGACATATCAGAAATAATGGCTTATGGATTGATCCAAATAGAAGACGAAGAATTAATTTTATTTATTATAGAAAAATTAATAGAAAAATTGAATTTTGATAACTCTAATATTAAATATTGGACAATAAAAGTGTTAGGTATTGTAGCAGATCCAAATAGAAACCGAGATGATATTCAAACATTATGGTCATTTATAAATTCTGATAAATATGAAAATAGTAATGCAGCAGTTGATGAAATAAAAGAAATAACTAACCTTAAATTAATAAATAAATTAATAGAAACATTAAATGATAATGATCTAAAAGTAAAATTAGAGGCTATTAAAACATTAGGAAATATTGGTGATAGACGTTTTGTAAAACCTTTATTAGAAGCTTTTAATGATAAAAATCCTGAAGTTCGTATTGCTGTAGCTAA harbors:
- a CDS encoding HEAT repeat domain-containing protein, producing MITKLVNNLQAANSYQEMELKSAYKLLNDEITQVIESKIPKNQIKEKAALVLIHKTIKGKVVGERLIQVLKETVLDRNALVRFSSVLALSSVIGKNKIKDKQTLEMLFSMIGASYQVFCYRISDLDLDSSLRNVLKIEKINNIFLPILIERLNKESTCFFAMVTLTKLKDEKGNPIWMDIVYNNPLIIKKEPERILFEIQKLDKLQKYKAANLLIKLAENKDAFIVKEAISQLMEIDLQETIDNPKIIKVLIKALKSEDTQINAIVVIGNLLKAKEEINAKETDYQRKILNKKVNSLILHIIDEADKWTKEKIAKERGKKNSREIRKFFIEALDNKEDISEIMAYGLIQIEDEELILFIIEKLIEKLNFDNSNIKYWTIKVLGIVADPNRNRDDIQTLWSFINSDKYENSNAAVDEIKEITNLKLINKLIETLNDNDLKVKLEAIKTLGNIGDRRFVKPLLEAFNDKNPEVRIAVAKSLRQIADRRTIPTLIKALEDENLDVRSSVGYTLCEMAELGKLDDHWKYIFILAKALNTADETTFRYISKALETLLEEIPLSDLIKQLKNDDPKVRYYVVLRLTDLEEAKTVPNLIKMLKDSYFRVRSVAAIGLGTLKNPIAVQGLIKSLADNNAQVHINAVRALGKIADPQAIPALIKLIKDPDPEVRFCVADSLTKLVSLNKAPYLKSLTVLIKALKDNQASTRAKIAELLGKIADPRATQALIKSLKDPFAWVRAASAKALGEIADPKALSALLKASKDKEDFVREKVIFALGKLKDKSALPTIINALDNKQKEIRLAATLALGNLGQDEAVPFLIKALKDEETNVQKGAIDSLGKIPNPEAKKTLEELINDETENPYLRQVAREALSKLVSKNF
- a CDS encoding TIGR02452 family protein; protein product: MSLKGIAKETLAILDEGKFLTPSGKVVNFKQEQLLAVKNTILYTPEKAEQLLNKENNNSSKKLPKIEVTDETTQVAAKRLVQEEGCNDLVLLNFASARNPGGGFINGAKAQEEDISRCSGLYPCLLTQPLYYEVNRRQESLLYTDHVIYSPKVPFFRSRNRELLEDFFLASVITAPAPNAGQHIRHTEDSKARWLEVEQTLKHRAGIVLAIAEENKHRNLLLGAWGCGVFGNSPAMVADVFANWLANQQFLGCFDRVVFGIYDNSQEKGLFRLSKEDFLKVNYNKIWI
- a CDS encoding SUMF1/EgtB/PvdO family nonheme iron enzyme codes for the protein MLKSNLDGAAVYLSEAYAKGKDSLALKYMLSVALAKAENRPTIALSNHTDIVTMAIFSPNNSLVVTTSKDKTVRIWQATDGKELFILKGHQDIVTSASFSPDSKYLVTSSLDKTACLWDTNSGNLIKTFNGHSDGLLKAIFSPDGKQIITISYDHNAKIWDTVTGKLINDLVQHKGVIYSVCYSPDGKTIATASGDKTVNVWESATGKLKNTLTGHKSGIIALAFSPNSQLLISASLDKTAKVWQAKDGNLIYSLEQHQLAVTDAKFSPDGKTILTTSSDSKAYVWEAETGKLITTLEGHTADIINGNFSPDGKLIITNSYDGTLRIWEKITGRFLVALVGHKGPLSSGFFDYQGKKVVTASEDKEAKIWQIDVENRPPSEVLVIVKEKIPFYLQDGRLIAKEQPKIEVTNEKITINNDNNGNEIYIEDLGGDIKLEVVKIPGGVFEMGSPATEKDHNNDEKLHKVQLSDFYLGKYEVTQAQWRIVAALPTINIHLKADPAKFKGELLPVESISWDEAIEFCARLSKATGNQYRLPSEAEWEYAARAGNKNEYPDNLEQMAWYDKNSENKTQVVGQKQPNPWGLYDIYGNIYEFCNDWYGEYPENLVVDPKGANSGDAKVVRGGSWYYPNNYCRSALRNFIPTNRSLNYLGFRVVKVVK
- a CDS encoding HEAT repeat domain-containing protein, coding for MDLRNKEEKIKIIRELVEKDDFNAIDLLIKSLKDKSKDVRLAAAQALTELVSPKARAALVEALDDTSAEVRSMVIVALGEIKSPQTIPNLVKALQDKNKNVRAKAAYVLSKFSNLTQEAILALVLAIEDSSGQVRIFAAKTLKEMTLEKWKAIVRQLTINEYNSVDDKVKQNIQVEKILSIFIKALDDSEKIVREQSALGLVEIVRANKALFSNKLTFQDILIKIFEGNFSPYARANALRLLEIFKNSKTTNIFIKILEEANYDLYDTAIEMSAEIVRENKTLAKQIIPILYKAVEDKDHNVRSFAIDALGQIAEIGDKLAIAALSKALEDEDFDVYCAALETLAKISDKQTLPALLKVLKKNKMASYYFNKYHPNKLEEIISIVENR